In Micromonospora ferruginea, the sequence GCGGCCTCGACCACCAGTTGGTCCAGCACGCCGTGCTGGCGGGCGATCTCCGCGCCGACCTCCCGGACCCGGGGGGACTTGCCCTTCTCGGCGGCCATCGTCCCGGCCGGCATCTCCCACAGCCCGGCCAGCCGGACGCCGTTGAGCAGCGTCATGTCGGCGGCGTTCATCTGCACGCCGGGGTTGGGCGCGGCCTGCGCCATGCCGGGAAGGACGCCGATCCCCGCGCCGATCGCGACGAGCAGCAGGGTCACCCGGTGCGCCAGCCGGCGACGTGCGGATTCCAGCGATGCCATGGTTGGGTTGCCTCCTCGATCCGGACCGCTACGCGGGGTCGCGGACGGCCGAGCCGAGCGGCCGTCCGCACACTGGTACGGATCACCGCGCCGATCAGTTCAGCGGGTCGGCCAGGAGGCGTTCGAAGGCCAGCTCGGCGGCGCCGATCAGCGCCGCGTCGTCGCCGAGTTTCGGGGTACGCAGCCGCACGTGCTCCAGGCAGGCGGGCAGGCCGTTGCGGTTGAGCCGGCTGCGCACCTGGGCGGCGGCGGCCAGGTAGAGGTCGCGCATGGTGCCACCGAAGATGACCATCTCCGGGTTGAAGATGTTGACCAGGTTGGCCACGCCGAAGCCGAGCCAGTCGCCGGCCTGCCGGACCGCGCTCTGCGCCCGCGCGTCGCCCCGGTCGGCCGCGTCGAAGACGCCCAACAGCGCGTCCCGACCGCGCGCCTCGGCGTGCCCGGCGGCGCGCAGCAGCCCGTACTCGCCGATCTCGGTCTCCCAGCAGCCGCGCCGGCCGCACTCGCAGCGCGCGCCGTCGCGGACCACCACCATGTGGCCGACCTCGCCGCCGTAGCCGCCGTGCCCGGTCAGGCGCCGCCCGCCGGCGATGATGCCGGCGCCGACGCCGACGTCCCCGTACAGGTAGATGACGTTGTCGCAGCCGGTGGCCGCGCCCCGGGCGTGCTCGGCGAAGGCGGCCACGTCGGCCACGTTGCCCACCGTGATCGGCACGTCGATGCCCAGCTCGGCGGCGAGCGCCGCGCCGATCGGCTCGTCCACCCAGCCGGTGGTGGGGCTGAGTCGCACCAGCCCGTCGTCGCGGCGGACCATGCCGCACACGGCCACCCCCGCGCCCACGCACAGCGAGTCCGGCGGCACCCCGTGGTGCATCTCCTTGACCGCGCCGGCCAGCAGCGGGGCGGCCTCCCCGGCGACCAGGTTGCGCGGCCGGTCCAGTTCGCGACGATCGAGCACCTCGCCGCCGAGACCGACCCTCGCGGCCCGCAGCCGGTCCACCTCGACGCTGTACGCGTACGCGTAGACCCGGCCCGACTCGGGCCGGACGACGAGTGACGGTCGTCCGGCCCGGCCGGTCTCCTTCGGCGTCCCCTCGCTGACCAGACCGGCGCCGGCCAGGTCCGCGGTCAGCGCGCCGATGGTGCTGCGGTTGAGCCCGAGCGCGGTGGTCAGCTCCGCGCGGGTGGTGGCGCCGTGCACGTGCACGTAGCGGAGCAATGCGCCCAGGTTCTGCCGGCGGATCTCGTCCTGGCTGGGACCCGCGCGCGTTGCCACTGCCATCGTGTGTCCGTACCCGGGGTCAGCGCACGCCGGTGGCGGCGGCCCGCCGCCTCGACAGCGCGTCGATGGTCGCCGCGGCGAGCAGGACCACGCCGGTGACCACGAACTTGACGCCCGAGCTGTACCCCATCAGTCCCATCCCGTTGTCGATCACCGCGACCACCGCGCCACCGAGCACGGCGTCGAGGACCCGGCCCTTGCCGCCGAAGAGGCTGGTGCCGCCGATCACCGCCGCGCCGACGGCGTAGAGCAGCACGTTGCTGCCGCCGGTGTTGGGGTCGACCGAGTTGGCCCGGCTGGCCGCCACGATGCCGCCGATGGCGGCCATCCCGGAGCAGATGACGAAGACGGAGATGCGGATCCGGTCCACGTTGATGCCGGCCCGGCGGGACGCCTCGGCGTTGCCGCCGACCGCGTAGATGTGCCGGCCGTAGCTGGTGCGCTGGAGCACGAACGTCCAGACGACCAGCAGCACCGCGATGATCGGCACCACGATCGGCACGCCCTTGAGCGACACCACCAGGACGTTGCGGCTGCGCTCCAGGTTGAGCACGTAGACCGCGACGCCGAGGATCACGGCGAGACCGCCGATGCGGGCGGCCACCACCGCGATCGGGTCGGTGAGCAGGCCACGGGCGGACCGGTTGCGGTGGCGCAGGAGCTGCACGGCCGCGTACCCGCCGACGGCCAGCACGGCCAGCACCCAGCCCAGCACGGGGGAGAGGTTGCGGTTGGCGATCGCGACCAGGGTGTCGTCCCGGACGGCGATGTTGGCGCCCTCGTCCATCAGCGTCAGCACCACGCCCTGGAAGGCGAGGAAGCCGGCGAGGGTGACCACGAAGGAGGGGATGCCGACCTTCGCGACCAGCAGGCCGAGCACGGTGCCGATCACCACGCCGGTGACGACGGCGGCGAGCACCGCGACGTACCAGGGGTAGCCCATCACGGTGACCACGTTGGCCAGGATCGCCGCGCACACGCCGCTGGCGAAGCCGGCGGAGAGGTCGATCTCGCCGAGCAGCAGGACGAAGACCAGGCCCATCGCGATCAGCGTGACCGCCGCGCCCTGGGTGAACAGGTTCGCCAGGTTGCCGGCGGTGAAGAACGACGGGCGGGCGATCGAGAAGCCGATGGCGAGCACGAGCAGCATGACCACCGCGGGCAGCGCCCCGATGTCGCCGCCGCGTACCCGGCGCCAGTAGTTGTTCACGTGGCTGCCCACGGTCGGCGCCGGTGCGACGCCGGCCGGGCCTTCCTTCTTCACGACGGTGGCGGTCATCGGACGGCTCCTGGGGTGGTGTCGGCGGGCGCGGCGCCGGTGCCGTTGCTGCCCGGTTCGCCGGCGAGGCCGAGGTCGCCGGAGCGACCGGCGGTGATCAGCTCGACCACCTGCGAGTGGGTGATGTCGGTGGTCTTCACCTGGGCGACCATCTGGCCGAGGTAGAGCGCGGCGATCCGGTCGGAGACGGCGAAGACGTCGTTCATGTTGTGCGAGATGAGCACCACGGCCAGGCCGTTGTCGGCCAGCCGGCGGACCAGCTCCAGCACCTGGGCGGTCTGCGCGACGCCCAGCGCGGCGGTCGGCTCGTCCAGGATGACCAGTCTGCTGTTCCAGAGCACGGCCTTGGCGATGGCCACCGTCTGCCGCTGGCCGCCGGAGAGGCTGGAGACGTGCTGGCGCAGCGACTTCACGGTGCGCACGCTCAGGCCGGCCAGGGTCTCGGCGGCCATCTGCTCCATGGTCGGCTCGTCGAGCACGAGGCCGCTGCGCTTCTCCCGGCCGAGGAACATGTTCTGCACGATGTCGAGGTTGTCGCAGAGCGCCAGGTCCTGGTAGACGACCTCGATCCCGAGCGCGGCGGCGTCCCGGGGGCTGCTGATGCTCACCGGCTTGCCGTCGAAGAGGAACTCGCCGGCGTCGGTGGGGTAGATGCCGCTGATGCACTTGACCAGGGTCGACTTGCCGGCGCCGTTGTCGCCGACCAGCGCGGTCACCTCGCCGGGGTGCGCGGCGAAGGCGACGTCGCGAAGCACCTGGACGGGACCGAAGCTCTTGTCGATCCCGCGTAGCTCCAGCAGGGGGGTTGCGGACACGGGGGTCTCCTTTGGGCGGAGGGAGGTCTCGGATCCCGTCCGGCGTGGGTACCGCCCGGCACGGGAGTCTTCCCGTGCCGGGCGGTGCCGCCTGAGGCGGGGTGGGTCAGCTCACGCCGGCGTCGGTGCAGAGCTTGGTGAACGCACCGGTGCAGAGCTCTTCCTTGGTGACGTAACCGTCGGCCACGACGTCCTTGACGTTGTCCTTGTAGATGGCCTTCGGCTCCAGCAGCACGGCCGGCACGTCCCGGTTGCCCTCCGGGTCCTTGACGGTCTGGCCGGTGTCCTTCTTCTCGCCCTTGGCGAGCGCGATGGCCAGCTCGGAGGCGGCGTCCGCCTCCTTCTTGACCGCCTTGTAGACGGTCATGCACTGGTCACCGGCGAGGATGTTCTGCAGGCCCTCCTTGGTGGCGTCCTGACCGGTCACCGGGACCTTGCCGTTGAGCTTGTTCTTCTTCAGCACCGA encodes:
- a CDS encoding ROK family protein → MAVATRAGPSQDEIRRQNLGALLRYVHVHGATTRAELTTALGLNRSTIGALTADLAGAGLVSEGTPKETGRAGRPSLVVRPESGRVYAYAYSVEVDRLRAARVGLGGEVLDRRELDRPRNLVAGEAAPLLAGAVKEMHHGVPPDSLCVGAGVAVCGMVRRDDGLVRLSPTTGWVDEPIGAALAAELGIDVPITVGNVADVAAFAEHARGAATGCDNVIYLYGDVGVGAGIIAGGRRLTGHGGYGGEVGHMVVVRDGARCECGRRGCWETEIGEYGLLRAAGHAEARGRDALLGVFDAADRGDARAQSAVRQAGDWLGFGVANLVNIFNPEMVIFGGTMRDLYLAAAAQVRSRLNRNGLPACLEHVRLRTPKLGDDAALIGAAELAFERLLADPLN
- a CDS encoding sugar ABC transporter permease; translation: MTATVVKKEGPAGVAPAPTVGSHVNNYWRRVRGGDIGALPAVVMLLVLAIGFSIARPSFFTAGNLANLFTQGAAVTLIAMGLVFVLLLGEIDLSAGFASGVCAAILANVVTVMGYPWYVAVLAAVVTGVVIGTVLGLLVAKVGIPSFVVTLAGFLAFQGVVLTLMDEGANIAVRDDTLVAIANRNLSPVLGWVLAVLAVGGYAAVQLLRHRNRSARGLLTDPIAVVAARIGGLAVILGVAVYVLNLERSRNVLVVSLKGVPIVVPIIAVLLVVWTFVLQRTSYGRHIYAVGGNAEASRRAGINVDRIRISVFVICSGMAAIGGIVAASRANSVDPNTGGSNVLLYAVGAAVIGGTSLFGGKGRVLDAVLGGAVVAVIDNGMGLMGYSSGVKFVVTGVVLLAAATIDALSRRRAAATGVR
- a CDS encoding ATP-binding cassette domain-containing protein; this encodes MSATPLLELRGIDKSFGPVQVLRDVAFAAHPGEVTALVGDNGAGKSTLVKCISGIYPTDAGEFLFDGKPVSISSPRDAAALGIEVVYQDLALCDNLDIVQNMFLGREKRSGLVLDEPTMEQMAAETLAGLSVRTVKSLRQHVSSLSGGQRQTVAIAKAVLWNSRLVILDEPTAALGVAQTAQVLELVRRLADNGLAVVLISHNMNDVFAVSDRIAALYLGQMVAQVKTTDITHSQVVELITAGRSGDLGLAGEPGSNGTGAAPADTTPGAVR